gttattttctatgaatttttaaataaaaatcatattttgaaaattaaaaatattttttggacatatttttaaaattttttattttttgctatAAAACATGATCTTCtctatcataataaaattttttgataTGTTTTAAATATTATctgaattattacaaatttttttaccaaaaataaagTTTTTATTATTAAACATTAAAGtacattatttttgaaaactttacttttttttctggataaaaattaaattttacgtTTTAggaaaaattatcacaatttttcgtaactatattatatttttaagCATTTAATTGTTACAATGAATATTTTTTGCTCAAAAATATTATTctagtcaaaattattttttttttgtcttaaattttttttcattaatgtAACTACTTCTGTTTGACTTTGAcaaaaattttcatattttttcgaaaacttaaataatttttaaattatttcggtcaaaatagagaattaattaataaaattaataagtttttaaatatttttttttttaaaatgttagtttactGTTAATTTTGTTAACAAATccctagaatttttttaaaaaaatttctaactagtTTTGTATTTTTTCCCCCtgttttttttatatgatcaaatgaGGAGAAATAGGGAGTAAGTTAAAAGGGTggttgtttttttaattaattgtaaaTTCTTGTTATAATTACAAATTTATTTACTTAGTaccaattattttatttttggttaaccctaactttaatttggattgatgcacatcaaaagagGGGAGATTATAaatatcccgtggtagttttgatgtggtcaactgagttaagttaggtcacgTTTGTGCTTGATGttttatgtctaagtgtacattaacttaggagtacaagaattcAAGCAGAAGACggagttagcgagaaggatgacatggggaGCCAGTTGATGGACTCGGTAGTGCATTTGAGGGACTAagtgttgcgaaagagtacactggtggacgagaaggacgtgcgcgatGTTCAAGTGATGAGAAGCCAGACAAAGCCTGCTCAAAGAGATGGTTGGAGTTGGGTtttggtgagctcaactccgaacGGCTGGAGTATCACCAGCATGAAGAAAAGTCAACTCCAAAGTTAACTTTAAAGTCTGACAGGAGTTGTTGGAGACGCCTTCAAGAATATGGAAGACACTTTCAATACGTGGTTATGAAAGGCTGATCTACTTCATAGAAGGCGTCTCCAATGGCTTGAAATGTGCCTcgtatgaacagtacgaagacgTCTTCCAGccacttgagggcgccttcaatagcCGTTAGCTaaagataaagtttttttttcagcAAATAAAACTTATCTTGTTGGGGACGTCTTAGACCTCCTTGGAGGCGTCTCCGAGCAATGGATAggtttttccaagggctataaaaaaatccctggagctaggaatttaacaacaattaaacaaCAAGTCTTGTAATCACTTCCTAATTTTTCTTATGAGCTGTCAACGTCTctactccgccttcaacaaaaGAGTTTTTTTAATGGAGCATTTTCAAATCCTTGGATTAACATccatctaagttgtaaccaagtaattccttgcCTCTTCTTTATTTTAActgtttagtttatttttatttaaattatttgtgCTTACTAATCAAAGTCCAAACAATGAGAAAGGAATTGTTTTGTTTCTACAGGCAATTTACTCCCTCTTGCCGGCCGCACGGGACCAACAACAGTAACAGGAGAAAAAATGGAAGTGGGTACGTGATTTGagaattttgaaattagggtatgtgatttggtaattttaaaaacttatctatGTAGTTTGGTAAAAAGCTATTGAATCAATCCAATTCAAGATGAACTGATTGACTCACAAATTGAATCAAATCGGTTTTTAAATTGAACCGGTCTTTAAATTATGAACCCTCTCCAAATTGAATCAAGTTATGAACCCTTGTGCctcttccgtgttggccctgggacaggttggcgggagcgctggggcgagcgtattcgtcttttgccaccaaGTTATGAACCCTTGTGAAGGTGAATCGACCTCCACTAGGTGAACCACATCTTTTCAATCCTAGCATTTGCGTTCAATTGATTTGTTAGGTTCAAATCCACTCCAACTCTAATTTAGATCCGTCCCTGATTGAAGACATGAAGAAGGCTAGAAGATATCATAACTGCCATCTTAATCTGAGTCCTTCAATCCAACTCCAATTTGGATATTGTCAGTGTGTTTTTTGTTCTCAAACTTTCAATAAATCTTGTATCCGTTGGTAAATAAATCTTATCTAAATCAGGGGTCCATTTGGCTTGATTTTGTCATATTTGCTATCTCGGCCATGTTACATTTTGCCAAACTGTCTATAGTGGTCTAATCCAGTGTTAATTCGGTGATGCGATTTGAAACTAATCATGCCATTTTATTACCCAAACATCCTGTGATGCTGTTTGAAACTAATGTTGAACCTGTTATGAACATGGTATGCTGAAACTGTCTGTTTTAGCAGTCTAAATACAGTGTTAAATCAGTGATGCAACTTGAAACGAGTGATGCTATTTTACTATCCAAACTGTCTATGATACTAGTTGAAATCAGTTATGCTATTGAAAATCTCATCAGTAATTCTGAATTCGTTTTGAACATGTTATGCTGAAACTCGTGTAAATCTGTTATTCACCTCCAATGGACATGTTCTGAACCTGCTATGCTGAAACTGTAATGAACCTGGTTACCGTCTAGTTTCTGCAACTTCCCAAATCTCAACTCAGTCATAGCAGCAGCTCACTAATAATAATGCTAGTCTTAATTCAACAACGATATCCAGTTCCTGAATGTTTCCAGAAAACAAATCAGAAATCTGCTTCAGCAACTCCAGTAACTAAAGCAAAGTTTCAGCAACATAGCCTGCAGAAAAAGTAGCTGAACGATTCAAACCATCTATGAACACAATGAATTGTGAACAAAGAAGCAAAACTAACTATGAACACAAATTCAACAATTCAACTGATTTTGATGACTGACATTCAGCATCCAAAATAAAtacatttatgataaaaaaaaatacaatacatATTTATGCTATCCTTGTCCCTGACAAACATCAATGCCCGAAACAAGAAATACTAACAACAAACACACTGATGAGCATGGTTGAACCATTACTTAAGTGCCATTTGTCATTGACTTCAGTAAACACTTTTCTTCATCAGCTGAAAGTAATCAAATTCCACAGCCAACCACTTGGCACTTTCTAACTCACTTCCTCCCTGTTTCATGGTCACACTAATCTTCACATTACCTGGCGATTAACGCTATTAATAAATCACTACTCATCTACCGCTAGTCGTCGTCTATATGTACACTCCTTTTCTTGCAAGAAGTTGCAGAAAAGAAGCAACAGAAGAACACTTCACCGTTGAAGAAGAAGATTTGAGGAGGAGATGTTGCGCAGTAGCAACGCCCTGATCGGGGCCATCAACTTCGTGACGTTCCTGGTGTCGATCCCCATCCTCGGCGGCGGCATATGGCTGAGCGTCAGGGCCAACAACACCGACTGCCTCCGGTTCCTCCAGTGgcccatcatcatcatcggcgtCGCCATCATGGTCGTCTCCCTCGTCGGATTCGCCGGCGCCTGCTACCGCCTCGCCTGGCTCCTCCGCGTCTACCTCTTCGTCATGCTCTTCGTCATCCTCGGGCTCCTCTGCTTCATCGTCTTCGCCTACGCCGTCACCGACCGCGGCCACGGCCAGGTCGTCATGGATCGGGCCTACCTCGAGTACCAGCTCAGCGACTACTCCGGATGGCTCAAGGACCGCGTCTCCGACCCCGGCTACTGGGCCAGGATTAGGGTTTGTATCCGCGACAGCCGCGTATGCCCTAAGTTGGCCAGGTACGTCCGCAATTCCATAACGGGTTTGCCCCAACCAGAGCCGGCGGAGATGTTCTACCGCAGACAGCTTTCCCCAATCGAGGTCAGTCTTATTTGCCTTCTTTCATTGCTTTTTTTAGGAAAATTTTCTACTCCAAACAAGAATTAGGCATCTTTTTAATGAAAGATTAGGTTTCTAGGGATCCCTGAATTTTGGATTTATATAGATTTAGCTTTGTTATTTACTACAAAATCTGCTTTTTGATGTTAACTTTGCTGCAATTTCGCTTTTATCATAATTGATTACTTTCAATGGAGAAAGCATTTGGATTGCGAAGAGCACTGTGCAGAACGAtgtatgaaataaaaaaaaaaatcaagatgaAAAATTCTTTTACAATTATTTTACCAGTctgcttttttatttttatttatttttttacaatttgtTTTTGGTTTAAGCCTGCTACTCTATTTTAGTCCCATCTCCTTCACATCCATTCCACTTTGCCGTGCTCTATGAACCAAACAGTTTGAATAATTTAACTGCCGCTTTGAAACATAATCAACCGTAATTAAGCACAACCCAGTAAAAGAAAAACTTATCATTATTgcgaaataaaaaattcaaaatttgaaagtaaTTAATCAACATGGATGccaaactatttaaaattttaagcaaTCAGTTACCTAATAATAATTGACTACCTGCACAAAAGAAATTGAAAGGGAGAGATGGCTATTCGAAAATTTATAATCAATGGCATAAAGATGTGGTAATCATAAAATAAAGATGTAACATATTCGtttgcttattattattattattattattattattattattattatttgcccCTCCTTCAAACAGAAGGCAATTCCCAGGATGGGCATATGATGCTTTCTCTTCCTCCCATTAATTCCTTCCAAGCAAATAAGGTAGTTTAACTGTTTTTCcctccctttctctccccttTTCCCTTACTTTCTTTTCCACTCAAGTAAACATATCGTTAGAGCTCTTTCACTAAtttccttattcatttttttatcgatgataaaaggaaaaaaaacaaaaaaaaaaaatccctcttTGTGGTCCACTAGATTCGTCACCCATTGgctatatgaaaaaaaaaaggaaaactaaaAGATATTATCAGGAAGAGTGAAGTTTGTGGTTCTCATTAGAGGTCCAGAGCAcatgtttatttgtcttttttgTTTGGTTTGCTATATTACAGTTTCAGATTCCAGTACAACAACTGTTTATGCATATGTATAGTGACTTGTAAATAAAGTTGAGGAATCATGTCAAAGTCTTAACAACATAAACATCTACAGAAGTAAATAGAGGGTTACATCTTAGATCTTTAATTAAATGTGGAGGTAGATAAGTCTTCAAGCACTAGAGCGGAAGTATATATGACAACAACCTCTCCGGAGAGGTCTTTTTCTATGCTTTTCTCTCTGTCCCAACAATAAAAAAGGACAACCAACATGGGCGCATGATTTAGAAATCCAATTGTCCTTTTCCTGATGTGGGACACCACGCAAGAGAAAATTATCGAATGGTTGGATGGTTTATATATATTGATCTTTTAAATATTAGAAAGAAATGTAGTGAACAACACATCATAGAAAAATTGTTTAGCTTAGGCAATTTGTTAGTTATCAACCTTCTTCACTTTTCCCCCTTCCTAATCAATTAAAACATTTTGGGTGCGGCTGGTTCTTTGTTTGGTTGTATTAATGAAATAGAATAACTATCAGAAAGGTTCATTCTATGTTTGACCTATTCGGTTGACATAATTCTTATTATCAATTTAACTCATTCATGTGATCTGTTCCTTGGTCTCAGTAGGTATTCCTACACTCTCTATGTAGACATGGTGCAACATGATTTTGAATATGAAAATGAGTTCCAGCAGGTGGACTCATCTACAATAGCAAGCGGGAGAAGAAAGATGTAAAGGAATCTTACCTACTTGAAGGCTTGCTTCATGTGGGAGGTAAATGGATATTTATATGGCGTGTAATGTGGGGTCCCCGAGGTTGGGGCCAAAGTCAAGGAAGTCGGCTGATGTGGCAGTCAAAGTTAAGGAGAGGTCAACATTCAGGGACAACATGGTCACATGTCTGGATTGGGTGTTCTTTCGGAACGGACCTCTTGTCCGATTGAATCCCGATCCCCTCAAGATTGATGAAATCCCGATCTATATAAGTGCCCTTTAGAGCCGAATCTGCTTGGCCACTCGGGGCGGGGCTAGCACGGTCGCACCCATCGGCCAAGTATTCTAGCCGATCAGGCTTATGGTTCAATCAGATGTGCTAGGCATACGATCCAACCAGATTCAGTAGCCGAGTGAAGAGGTCGAGTCCTCGAGAGGAACATCATTCCTTAGCCGATCTGACCCCGTCCGCAAATGAAGTTCGATCGGACAATAGGGGGGCTTGGTCAGCCTACCAACAAAGTAGATCAGGGGCTATCAACCCAACGACCTAATATTCATTTTTGGCGTCTTGTGTAATAGTTGTTAGAGAAACAAAGGAATATTCCCTGTGCATTCTTTACGAGGGAAGCTTCTATTCTGCAAATCACAGAAGTGGTAAGTCCATTTTTGAAAAGTGTTCAGAATGGACGGTCTTTTTTTGGCAATGCTTTGAGATTCATACATAAAGGAAAgataacactataaaagggggtctctACCTAAAGGTGCAGGTACGCGAGATTACGCATTCGGAGTCCATTGTTCTTTACTACTGATCCCTACATTTTTTTTTCGAGACCATTTGTCTGACTTGAGTGTTGTAGTGCCTATGCCGGGACCCCTCCCTGGTCCGGTTGCTAGCATTTTTTCCTCTACTTTTTGTTTTGGACACGTAGGATCACTTGACGTCATTTTCTTCCAGCTCACAGTCTTCTCACGATCAACATCAAAGCCCTTTACCCAGTGCATCATCGCCCCCaattttagacaggatcaaatttgatgtcgtctgtgggaactttgtCTGTATCTGAGACATGAAGATGGAAGAGGTTGGACGATTCACTACAGTTACTTTGTCGTAAGAAGATTTGGAGTTGTTAATAACCGTTCGAGAGCAGAAATTgatgcaacaacaacaagcagcAGTCGGGTGTCCtttgtgttgatacagtctgacctgactgttgttttgatgttgacactgatttaagtttgtatcagatattaattaaactcagactgattattgatcaaggttgatcatatgaagaagaaaagtccaagtacggatacttggcacgcgaagtcagagagggctcggtagctcgttctccggactaggtcaggaagggctcggtagctcgttctctggactagacaaagtcggagagggctcggaagctcgttctctggaccagacaaagtcggagagggctcggtagctcgttctccggactaggtcagagagggctcggtagctcgttctctggaccggacgaagtcggagagggctcggtagctcgttctccggactaggtcagagagggctcggtagctcgttctctggaccagggagatgttagggtttagggatgggaagctctaaaactaactcagggaacttggatcggtctccagaccgatccagtgatactctgtgtgactggatcggtcggcagaccgatccagtgatactctgtgtgactagatcggtcggcagaccgatccagtgatacttgaagtctttgatcggtctatggaccgatcagaaaccacacagAAAGTTTAGAGAGTTTCTGTgggtattctgatcggtctgtggaccgatcagtaaccacacagaaggttctgtgggtattctgatcggtctgtggaccgatcagtaaccacacagaatcgTTCTGTGAGTttttctgatcggtcttcagaccgatcagaaagagatCAGAAAGAAGAGCGagaagggggatcggtctgtggaccaatccacccatcgtctgatcggtccacagaccgatcagactccctccagaccgatcaggatgagtcctgatcagTCCAGAGAtctgtggatcggtctgttgaccgatccacaacatgtcgttttctgtctgctgcttctctgattttgctgattcacttctgattcacttctgattcacctgatcgaaTTATCTGCTGTGAGatctttaagttacaggttgcaggtatcatgccattggttaatttcaaatgaagttccatcagaagaataagaacaagtgccctttatgctgtatttcactgcaagcgatgcatttgaagcatcaacgttcACGGGCGGCGATCAGTGGCTTCAGCTTGACtattgctcattggttcgagctcagagacaccagtgaagaccatggatggtattggtgtgagtccAGAGAACCAGATGAGTGACTGGCGACGCAGTGATCcgatacaggtgacagcgatTCTCTACGGTAagcaagcagaataagaagaaggaagaagacaggTTTAcaaaggttctggaaaaactctctctgtcgtTCAAGCAAGAAGCTGTGCGTTTTGTTGAGATCTTGGCTGATTCCTTCTTGgtttttctgcttcgtggctgtaagttaaactgttcaatcctttagccacactctgtaagtcttgtgctttcacatatatatttcttgagactttgtggagaggttactccaccgagaaggaggatctttagccggaatttatccggggtgcgatctaccgaagatcaaggggtcgtccaccttacggacacgccgaggagtaggggcaagttatccccgaacctcgtaaatccgtgtgttagtgtgcttgtttccttttgttttagttttctaattccgctgtgctaacaagtttctctgTAGAAATTTTTGCTTAAgcttttaagaggctattcacccccccctctaaccatctaagatcctaacacttTGTTGAATGACTCGGTTGCATCGATGGCATGCCCTCATATTGAGCAAGGGACTCAAGTGGAAAGGCCGACTAGGTTCCAATCGACTCCTCCTACCCCGATCGGCTTCATGCAAGCACCTGTGCAGCCGATCAACCTTCTGCCCGTGCCTTCTTCTCCAGTCGCGTATCACTAGGCATTGTTCGGCACTCCTTTCGAGGATATAGGCTGAGCGAAAAGGCCCCAAGGATCATCTTCTGGAAATGCATCCGCTTGGGACGTTAGGAAGGGGAAAGTTCTGATGGACAGTAGCTACCTCGAGCGAGTGAGTATGCCCTTCTCCTAGGAAATATTGGAGGATAAATTGTCAAGCCACTTTCGACCCTTATCGATCGGAGAGTACGGAGGAACGACTGACCTAGAGGACCATTTACTCAAATTTAAGAATATCACTATTCTCCATTAATACATGGATAGCGTCAAGTACcgagtgttccttaccaccctctctaGATTGGTACAAAGATGGTTCAATCGACTACTAGCCGAGCCCATTTGTTGCTCCAAGAATTTCCATAAAGCATTCCTTCACTTCACGAGTAATCGTCACTACTACAAGACCACATTGAGTCTATTTTCCCTTAATCAAGGGCCCAAGGAGGTGTTGAGGGCATACATTAAAAGGTTCAACTAAGTGGCCATGGACGCCCCTTCAGCTACCCCAGAGATTCTAATGAGTACCTTCTCCCAAAAGCTCATCGATGAGGATTTCTTCCGGTCTCTAATCAAGAAGCCCCCTAGAGACTTCAACCATCTGCTTGGGAGAGCGACCAAGTACATCAATGTAGAGGAAGCATAGTCCACTCGGAAAAAGGAGGTTGTCGTGCCTACTCTCATCTCTTCCTTTGAGCACTGAGCCCCTCCCCCTCCACTGCTACACAAAGGACCTCGATCCCTCACATCCCCACAAGCAGAGGTCGAACGCAGTCCAACACATAGAAGTCGAGTGGACGCGATTCCCCAAGCCACGTCGATGGACTCCACCATTCTGCACTTACCGCCAATTGGGAACCGACAACACTGAAGACTGTTACCAATGTAACCAACAGATGCACCGAGTAGTCAACCAAGGTTTCGCCAGCGTTTGCCATCTCCCAACAATCAGTGTTAGCAACGATCGAGTGGACCGCTGGGAGAGTCCATGGGAATGTCGATTGGAACTAACAGCGGCCCCAGCAATGAAATAATTGAGCCTCGGCTCAAGTTACCTATCGAGTCATTGTGCCAACCAAACCGAGAAGAAGAAAATTGCTACAATGCCGCTTGAGGAGATATAGGTATGATAGCGGGCAGCCCAACTGACGGAGATTCTAATCGGGTCAAAAAGTCACATGCCCGTCGACTAGAGATTCATGGAATCGGGTGTAGCTGAGAGTAGTCACAGGGGTAGGGATCAGTTTCGGCCCCAAGAACTTGAAGGGGGTAGATGTGCCCCATGCTGATGCTTAATCATCAAGGTTGTTATAGCCAATTACAACATCCACTAGACTTTTGTTGACATAGGGAATTCTGTCAACATCATATTCGAAAAGGCGTTCGAGCAGCTACAGATAGAGAAGAGTGAGCTCCAACCCATGACAATGCCCCTTATACGGATTCACTAGCAACGAAGTGCAGTCGATCGAACAAATTCGATTGGCTATCTCTCTAGGGAGGAGCCCCTGATAAGGACCCGTCGATcaaccttcattgtggtggacgcgCCCTCAACTTACAACGTGATTTTGGGTCGACTGGTGTTGAATGAATTTCGAGTTGTTGTCTCCACTTTCTATCAAAAGATCAGGTTCTCGGTCGATGACTCGGTGGGAGAAGTGAAGGCGACCAGCTGGTAGCACGCAAGTGCTACGTAGATGTGATCAAGACTGAAGCTCGTGCGACTCagaagacttagtgagtgaaagTTATCGCCATCCATGAAGCGCCCCGACACTAGTTTATAAAGAGGAGGAGATGCAGATCCATCCCACCAGAGGCCACCACTTAAATAGGAGCTGATCTGGTCGCAGAACTCAAAGTAAAGGTAACGGCGTGTTTAACGTGCAAATGGTGCACTGGGCAAAGGGATCTGGTGTTGACCATGAGAAGAGAGCTAGAAGAAAATGATGTTAAGCACTCCTGTATGTCCAAAAcagaaagaagaggaaaaaaaagtCAGTAACTGGGCTAGGGAGGGGTCCCAGCGTAGGTATTCCGAAGCTCAAGTCAAACAAATTATCTCGGGAAAAAGAATGCAAGGAACAGTAGTGAAGAACAATGGACTCTAAATGCGTAATCTCGCGTACCTGCGCCTTTAGGTGGAGATCCCATTTTATAGTGTTACCTTTCTTCTGTGCACGAATCTCAAGGCATTGCCAAAAAAGGACTGACCATTCTAAACACTTTCCAAAAATAGACTCACCACTTATGTGATTTGCAAAATAGAAGCTTCCCTCGTAAAGAATGCACGGGGAAATATTAGGTCGTTGGGTTGATGGACCCTGATATGTTTTGTTGGCAGGCCAATCGAGCCCCCCCTATTGTCTAATCGGACTTCATTTGCGGACAGGGTCAGATCGGCTAAGGAATGATGTCCCTCTCGAGGACTTTATTGGTCCCAGCGTGGTCGGtagggggggaggggtgaattgccttgaaatTCATATTCAAACTTTTTggtttacaaccggggaggttgttaatccaaggcaatgaaaGCTCCACTCAACATATCTCCTTTTGACGAAGGCAAAGTAGCCTCTTATAATGTTGACAACGTAGAACTAAAAAGAAAGAATTACAAATGAAAGCACATAGTTGATAAAATTAGTGTTGTATTGAATTTCTAGGACTAGAACTCTATTTATAACTCACTAGTTGAAATAGCTGTTTTAATGACATGGCACTTCTGGGCACTTAGACTTGATCTGGGCGCCCTAGCGGTGCAAGTTTATTAACTTTGCAACGGCTTAGAGATAAAACATTATCCCTGCCCGGGCAATTGGACTGGTCCGGGTGCCTAGAGTGTTGATGACGTGGACCCAAGACCTATAGACGCTACAATGGCTCGAAGAGGTTCCTTGCGCTGACCCAAGgcagttcgggcgctcggactcaTCCGAGCGCCTGGGCAGGGCGCTCGAACTCATCCGGGCGCCAGGGCAGTCTAAGCGTCTAGACTTGGTCCATGCGCCTAAACAAGTTAACTTTGCATTGACTTGTCTGGTTTCTACTCTGGtggcttgggtgattctccaaccatccagagttgagctcacccgaacctaactccgGCTTTCTCTTTGTGAGCAGTCTTCCGTTCAAACTTCTGGTCCCTCGAAAGCGTTGCACGTGTCCTTCTCTTCTactggtatactcttccgcagcttctcgtccctccaatgcaccgagcccatcgacttgcTTCTCGTGCCATTCTTCTTATTCGCtgtgtctttcgcttgacttcatgtgttcctaagtccctacacACATAGACACAAGGCATaatagaacctaacttgacttagttgactatatcaaaactaactcggggtacttacaatctctctctttttgatgtacattaacctaagttaagttagggttaaccaaaatataaaatattattgcaATCAAGTACAAGTAAAATATTGCAATTAAACACCAGTAAAATATTACAATTATCTCCCCGTAAGCTCCTAAATTTCttttccctttgatcacataaaaaaatagggGTAAGtagaaaaaatcaaaattttaccaAGAGTGATTGAAAGatcaaggtaaaaaaaaattacaagaattagttttcaaatattcgaatttctaaaatttaaaaacaacatttatcaaaaataataataaaaatatttttgattttcgaaaaattttgaaattttttatcaaCGTTAACTAAAAATATTCGGATTAGGATAAAATTTTTCACAAAataagataaatttattttaacagaaataattctttttatatagaaatatgtatttttctataaaaaatattaaaatagattttgatcttaaaaaattttgttaatttttctgaGTATGTAagattgaatatatatatatatatatatatatagaaattaaaattttcaaaattcaattttcaagaatttttaatattaaaaattattttttggtaaaaaaatttaTAGGAAATTCATTGATAgtcttaaaatttctaaaatttttattctAATAGAATATTTACTGTTTTATCATTATAAAAATTTTGAACTGAAAACTCTAACAAAAAGTTTgcacgaaaaaatattttttaagtaaagAAATTCTAACCTAGCAAATCAATTAAATTAGAGAAAATTTAATCTATATAGGTTCCTACCACTGGATTAACAAGATATTTTTTAGGAATATGTTTTCGTGATATTTTTGCAATTTGACATtagtgatatctaaaatatcagttaaacttttgaaaatttctaaaagtttgaacatttgaacctgaatgattatttttcaatttttttaatttaatccttcaacttttcattttcaaccGTCTATTTATCG
This region of Zingiber officinale cultivar Zhangliang chromosome 9A, Zo_v1.1, whole genome shotgun sequence genomic DNA includes:
- the LOC122018753 gene encoding tetraspanin-3-like, which encodes MLRSSNALIGAINFVTFLVSIPILGGGIWLSVRANNTDCLRFLQWPIIIIGVAIMVVSLVGFAGACYRLAWLLRVYLFVMLFVILGLLCFIVFAYAVTDRGHGQVVMDRAYLEYQLSDYSGWLKDRVSDPGYWARIRVCIRDSRVCPKLARYVRNSITGLPQPEPAEMFYRRQLSPIESGCCKPPTSCGFTYVNETNWVGQPTSSANDFDCNRWNNPNQQWLCYQCDSCKAGVLASIRHSWRKASVINIVVLVILVIVYVIACAAFRNAKRIDNDEPFGESRVSKSRPSRFHL